The genomic interval TCAATTCCCTTTTTCGCAGCAGAAATAATTTTACCTCGCGCAACGACACTCGTCGCCATATCTATGATGATTGGACACTGCTCTTTTCTCGGAAAACCAAAAGCAATTGGATTCGTTCCCAGGCAAGCCTTCTTTCCACCCCAAGGTGCCAGTGCTGCTAAAGCATTTGTCAAGCCGATGCTGATATAATTCTTCTTTGCCGCAATCTCACAATAAAATCCAGCCATGCCAAAATGATTGCTATTATTTACGCCCACTGCACAAATGCCAAATTCATCCGCGATCTGCAATGCCTCATCTAAAGCTTTACACATAACCGCTGCACCAAGACCATTATCACCATCTATGGTCAGCAACGCAGGCCATGGTTTTTGTACTTTAATCTTCGGGGTTGGATTGATCGTATTATTTTTAATGCGCATAAGATATCTAGATAAACGGCTTATCCCGTGTGTAGAAATTCCCCAAAGTTCGGCTTTTAATAAATTATCCGCAACCTTATCGCTATCATCCAATGGCACTCCAACCTTGCAAAAACATTGTATGATAAACTTTTTTAATTCTTCCTCAGAAAACAGTATATGATTCATAAAGTAACCGCCTTCCTAAAATTTACAAACTTTGTTTCTTATACAATGAGCTAGTAAAAATCAAAATCATTGATTTTACTAGCTCATATCATCTGTATTTTA from Massilibacillus massiliensis carries:
- a CDS encoding Ldh family oxidoreductase; this translates as MNHILFSEEELKKFIIQCFCKVGVPLDDSDKVADNLLKAELWGISTHGISRLSRYLMRIKNNTINPTPKIKVQKPWPALLTIDGDNGLGAAVMCKALDEALQIADEFGICAVGVNNSNHFGMAGFYCEIAAKKNYISIGLTNALAALAPWGGKKACLGTNPIAFGFPRKEQCPIIIDMATSVVARGKIISAAKKGIEIPEGWAMDQKGNITTDPNEALMGMILPMAGPKGYALSMAVDLLSGIITNAQFGTEVAAYKNGETKADVGHFFMIVKADAFISLDSYYDRIESFCQMIKNTDKIDGVSEIYLPGEREQNLEKRLRKEGIGLSSEIVQELEEISKAYGINLRSKNCR